One Ricinus communis isolate WT05 ecotype wild-type chromosome 1, ASM1957865v1, whole genome shotgun sequence DNA window includes the following coding sequences:
- the LOC8265785 gene encoding ethylene-responsive transcription factor 11 produces MYQDSNSNSFQHSDLSFILECISHYLLDETEILAAATSITPLHCYNSNSNSFSSLTENFWSDLLVKLDSGDAILQSASNEEEEEEEEEETIMQTKKAKEKINGNSFSYRGVRKRPWGKYAAQIREPKKKGATRLWLGTYDTPEDAALAYDRAAFKIRGSKAKLNFPHLAGSHASEMESSLFNCTSPSSGNASPWFRMTNLDSEN; encoded by the coding sequence ATGTACCAAGACAGCAACAGCAACAGCTTTCAGCATTCAGACTTGAGTTTTATCCTTGAATGTATCAGCCACTACCTCCTGGATGAAACCGAAATCCTTGCAGCAGCAACTAGTATTACACCTCTACATTGCTATAATAGTAATAGCAATAGTTTTTCTAGTCTTACAGAGAACTTCTGGAGCGATTTGCTAGTGAAACTAGACTCTGGAGATGCAATCTTGCAAAGTGCATCTAacgaagaggaagaggaagaagaagaagaagagacaaTAATGCAGACAAAGAAGGCGAAGGAAAAGATAAATGGCAACAGTTTTAGTTATAGAGGAGTAAGAAAGAGGCCGTGGGGTAAATATGCAGCGCAGATAAGGGAACCTAAGAAGAAAGGAGCCACCAGGCTGTGGCTTGGGACTTACGACACTCCTGAAGATGCAGCGCTTGCTTATGATAGAGCTGCTTTTAAAATTCGTGGCTCCAAAGCCAAACTTAACTTTCCTCATTTGGCTGGCTCTCATGCCTCGGAAATGGAATCATCATTATTTAACTGCACTTCGCCGTCCTCTGGTAATGCTTCGCCATGGTTTAGGATGACGAATTTAGATTCCGAAAATTGA